From the genome of Verrucomicrobiia bacterium, one region includes:
- a CDS encoding DUF5666 domain-containing protein: MNIKMLWMIAFAVLACQPPVSAETLEGQVAAVNRAEGKFSVVVVSPEARRGHVVTLFVTPLTQYRRDAGSLEDLSAGDQVRVDIDDSGMRRGWAASSIEKTEKTTPGAVFTESMEGRLVKVQPPHQSVTVSRSNPQTRQEEVFEIGVTDFTQYKGSAGTFGDLREGDEVRIEANRDNEKGTWQAVSIDKR; this comes from the coding sequence ATGAACATCAAGATGCTTTGGATGATCGCGTTTGCGGTCCTGGCTTGCCAGCCGCCTGTTTCCGCGGAAACCCTGGAAGGCCAGGTGGCCGCCGTCAATCGGGCCGAAGGAAAATTTTCCGTCGTCGTCGTGAGTCCCGAGGCGCGCCGCGGCCATGTGGTGACGCTGTTCGTGACGCCGCTGACGCAATATCGAAGGGATGCGGGGTCCCTGGAGGATCTGTCGGCCGGAGATCAGGTGCGCGTCGACATCGATGATAGCGGCATGCGCCGGGGATGGGCCGCGTCCAGCATCGAGAAAACGGAAAAGACGACACCGGGAGCGGTGTTCACGGAATCGATGGAGGGACGACTCGTGAAGGTGCAGCCGCCGCATCAGTCCGTTACGGTAAGCCGCTCGAATCCGCAGACCCGTCAGGAAGAGGTTTTTGAGATCGGCGTGACGGATTTCACGCAATACAAAGGAAGCGCGGGCACCTTCGGCGATCTGAGAGAAGGCGACGAAGTACGGATCGAAGCCAATCGCGACAATGAAAAAGGAACCTGGCAGGCGGTCTCGATCGACAAGCGGTAG